From the genome of Mucispirillum schaedleri ASF457:
AAGGGTTTTGTGTATAAGATGGATAGTCTAATATTTTTAAATCAGAGAACAGCTCTAATTCATTTTTAACACTTTCCATTACAGACTTATTTTCAGGCAGAAAAATAACTAAGGGAACACCTTTCTTCTTTTTACAACATGCGTAAAAAGATGCTGATGCTCCCCATGCATTATGATATTCAAAATAGTTAGACATTCCTAACCTGAAAACCTGCCAAACATTATTTCATCTATAAGACCGCATATAATATGGGCACTCATAATATGTATTTCCTGTATTCTTGCTGTTGACTGGTGGTCTACTATAAGAATTTTATCACAAAGACCCGGCATTTTACCGCCATCTTTGCCTGCAAACCCTATCGTTTTTGCTTCGCATTTGATGGCTCTTTTTAAGCCTCTGATTACATTTTCAGAATTACCGCTTGTAGATATTCCCCATACCACATCCCCTGAGTTTGCAAGGGCTGATACCTGTTTTTCAAATACTTCATCAAAGGAATAATCATTGCCAACTGCTGTTAAAAGAGAAGTATCCGTAGTAAGTGCAACAGCTGCAAGCGGCGGTCTTTCCATTACAAAACGGCTTGCAAATTCTGCTGCAATATGCTGTGCGTCTGCTGCTGAGCCACCATTGCCAAAAATAAGCAGTTTATTTCCATTTTCAAAACACTCTGCTATTGTTTTTGCTATCTCTTCTATGATGCCTGCATGGTCTAATGCAAACTCTTTATGTGCTTTTATTGCCTCATCAAACATATCTTCAATATATTTTTTCATAATATCTCCTTAGATACATTATAAAATAATAGATATTTTATAAAATAGCAAGGATTTATATATTATAATGTAAAGATACTTTAACTTATCCAAAAATTTTATATTTCAGTTGTTTTGAGCCTGATTTTAAAGACGAAAAATTTATAATTATTATATATTGCAAAAGTGCATAGTATATTTAAATATCTTGTTTTTTAGATACTTCGCCTTTAGCTCAGTATAACATAACTATAATAAGCTGTATTTTTAGGCAGGTTCAATGGAATAAAATATACAGCTGTCTTACTGTCGCAAATCTCACAAAGTAATATTTTGATAAATATTAATATTTCAAACTAATAGTAAAATATATTTTTCCAACTATATCAGGCTGTAAATATTATTTCTCTATATTACATGCTCCGCCAGCACAGCATGAACCAGCTGGGCAGCATGACGGAGCAGCTGCTTTTTTATCTGTATTATAAAAACCGCTGCCTGTTAAATGGTATGATGTAACAGAAACTTTTCTCTCTGCCTGTCTGCCGCAGTAAACACATTCTATAGCTCTTTCGTCATTATTAATACTTTGCATTTTTTCAAAATCTTTACCGCATGTTGTGCAGTGATATTCATATATTGGCATAAGTTACCTCACTGATTATTTATTAAAAAATTAATTTATTACTTTATAAAATTATTGCAATAGTTTTTATTCTGTTGCCCCTGCTAAATCTTCACAAACAATATAAACTGGATGCCCAATATAT
Proteins encoded in this window:
- a CDS encoding FmdB family zinc ribbon protein; this translates as MPIYEYHCTTCGKDFEKMQSINNDERAIECVYCGRQAERKVSVTSYHLTGSGFYNTDKKAAAPSCCPAGSCCAGGACNIEK
- a CDS encoding D-sedoheptulose-7-phosphate isomerase — encoded protein: MKKYIEDMFDEAIKAHKEFALDHAGIIEEIAKTIAECFENGNKLLIFGNGGSAADAQHIAAEFASRFVMERPPLAAVALTTDTSLLTAVGNDYSFDEVFEKQVSALANSGDVVWGISTSGNSENVIRGLKRAIKCEAKTIGFAGKDGGKMPGLCDKILIVDHQSTARIQEIHIMSAHIICGLIDEIMFGRFSG